The genomic segment ACGACCGGCCTTTGATCAGGCGCGCGCCTGTTTTATTTACGAAGACCCGATTCGGGAGCTGATTCACAACATCAAATACAATAATCATATATGGCTCGTTCCCGATCTTGCACGCCTTATGGCGCGTGCGACATCCATCTATTTTGATGCCACAAAAATAGAGGGCATTGCCTTTGTTCCCCTGTACCCTACAAAATATCGGGAACGAGGCTTTAATCAGTCGGAATTGCTGGCGAGGCAGCTGGCGAGTACAATGCACATTCCATTATTGAATAACTGTTTGCGTCGTACTGAAATGACTGTTTCGCAAACCCGGTTGACACGTTCCATGCGCAAGCGTAATGTCGCGCACGTTTTCATATCGGACTGGAAGTCTTGGCTTGACGGAAAACGCGTGCTGCTGGTGGATGATGTTATGACGACAGGTGCAACATTAAATGCCTGCGCAAAAGCACTGAAAGACAAAGGAGCCGCATCGGTTTACGGACTGACTGCGGCGCGTGGTTTATAGGCTGACCTCATTATTTGAATTGTGATGAAGCACAAAATCATGCTACTTTCGCCACCTGTCATGTAAGAATAAATTAAGGATCGGATAATTATGCCGTACATTCCATTTTTTAGTAAGAAGCCCAATACCATTAAATCGCGTAAAAAAGATATGCCGGACGGCCTGTGGATGAAATGCCCGTCCTGTGAAGAAATTATTTTTAAGCGCGAAATTGAACTTGAGTTTAACGTATGCCCCCAGTGCTCTCATCATTTTCGACTAGGTCGCAAGGAACGCATTGACCTGCTGCTCGATAAAGGATCCTTTGAAGAGTGGGATGAGACCATGTCCAGTATTGATGTAATCAAGTTTACCGGGCTGGATTCCTACACATCGAAGCTGGAAAGCAATATGCGGAAAACAGG from the Spartobacteria bacterium genome contains:
- a CDS encoding ComF family protein, with the translated sequence MTHPSTNAACSMMSFIQKTFCTVSDFIMPRRCFHCGADTPTELRYICWDCMTKMQFVQPAYCQICGRMVAGVVGEDYVCLECLKERPAFDQARACFIYEDPIRELIHNIKYNNHIWLVPDLARLMARATSIYFDATKIEGIAFVPLYPTKYRERGFNQSELLARQLASTMHIPLLNNCLRRTEMTVSQTRLTRSMRKRNVAHVFISDWKSWLDGKRVLLVDDVMTTGATLNACAKALKDKGAASVYGLTAARGL